The Hugenholtzia roseola DSM 9546 genomic sequence GCTTTCGGGCGGCTTTGATAGCGAGGTGCGACCACTTAATAGAAACACAGGTTTTTACGTCTTTGAAAACGGCAGCTGGACAAATTACAACGCCAACACAAGCGTAGAAGGCACACGCGCCATTCCACCCTTGCGCGATTTGGTTTCGGCGGCTTATGTGGCAGGCGAGCGAAAAGTTTATATTGCTTCTCTGCAAGATGGTATTTTAGTTTGGAATTTGAATGATGATAGCTTTTCTGTTCTAAACAAAGACAATTCGCCTTTGCCTCACAATCGCGTTATCGATGTCAAGACCGATAAAAATGGCAATCTTTGGGTAGCCCTTTTCGATAGTTTTCCTACCGAAGACTACTATTTGCGCAAGACCCCACAAAATGATTGGCGCGGCTTCCGTTTCCAACAAAATATTTCGCGCTACCCCTTAGAAATGCTCATCGATAGCCGCAATCAAATTTGGGTGCGCTGCCAAGGCGGTTTGGGCAGGACGGGCGGCATTTTGGTTTTTAATGAAAATAGCGAAAATATTTACCTAACCGAAGACCAAAACGGACTACCAAGCCAACAGATTTCAAGCCTCATAGAAGACAAGGCAGGCAGAATTTGGGTAGGAGGCGACGGCTTAGGCAATGCCGCTATCAAAATCTTCAACAACCCCGCCACCATTCTAAACAGCAACAGCCCACAAGCCAGCGAAGTCTTTTTCAATAGACAAAGGCTTTTGCGCGACGAAGCCGTTAGTGCCTTTGCCCTCGATGGCGGCGATAGAAAATGGGTAGGCACACAGGGCGGCGTTTGGTTAGTAGGCAGCGATGGCGATGAAATTTTTAGCAATTTCACCACCCAAAATAGCCCGCTCTTCGACAACCAAATCTTATCCATCGCCATTCAAAACCAAACAGGCGAAGTCTTTTTTGCCACCCCCAGCGGCGTAATTTCCTATCGTGGCACCGCAAAAGAAGCCGAAACACAGCTAAATGCGCTCAAAATTTTTCCCAACCCCGTCGTTTTGAGCCGCTTTGCAGGGCTTATTACCCTCGATGGGCTTACCGACCGCGCCAACGTCAAGATTACAGACATAGAAGGACGCTTAATTTTTGAAACTGAATCCTTCGGCGGCAGAGTTACTTGGAACGGCACAGACTACAACGGCA encodes the following:
- a CDS encoding two-component regulator propeller domain-containing protein, which encodes MLKAIVLFLLLSLTLPLQAQQEIAVGTWRTHLTYYNAQRLALTPENVWVASQNGLFRYDKTFQTLEVVSKNQGLSDNGITALAYHQDLDLLLLGYQNGNLDLWQDDTFTNLPLLLSDNNFRNRRIYHIAFHQNQGYLSTDFGIVVLDLNSRRILNVYQNLGLNGELIPIYATAIFQNRLFAATDIGLRSVSLNQNPQDFNNWQTLAGVSGKVTALAQTQEMLLFALPEVGIFRTQEGNTATRLEAIAPQSFYQLDQNETKSQVWITTPSQLYLFENQTLSPINSPTQGQALQAFQIDAQGNIWAADAQAGLLTNQSGAFVSLYPSGTYSPDAFRMITFENKILVLSGGFDSEVRPLNRNTGFYVFENGSWTNYNANTSVEGTRAIPPLRDLVSAAYVAGERKVYIASLQDGILVWNLNDDSFSVLNKDNSPLPHNRVIDVKTDKNGNLWVALFDSFPTEDYYLRKTPQNDWRGFRFQQNISRYPLEMLIDSRNQIWVRCQGGLGRTGGILVFNENSENIYLTEDQNGLPSQQISSLIEDKAGRIWVGGDGLGNAAIKIFNNPATILNSNSPQASEVFFNRQRLLRDEAVSAFALDGGDRKWVGTQGGVWLVGSDGDEIFSNFTTQNSPLFDNQILSIAIQNQTGEVFFATPSGVISYRGTAKEAETQLNALKIFPNPVVLSRFAGLITLDGLTDRANVKITDIEGRLIFETESFGGRVTWNGTDYNGRRAKSGVYLVYASDRNGEVALVGKLAIVE